The following DNA comes from Flavisolibacter ginsenosidimutans.
CCGCTTCAAAATACAATCCCGATGACTGGGCGAAGCTGATAAAAGAAAGCGGCGCACGGTACGCTGTAATCACCACCAAGCATCACGACGGAATGGCTTTATGGCCCACGAAACAGGATCATTTAAACGTCGTAAAAAACACACCGGCAAAAAGAGACTTGCTTCAGCCATTCTACAAAGCACTGGACAAGCAAGGCATCAAACGCGGCGCTTATTTTTCGCTCATTGATTGGAGCCATCCCGACTATCCCGGCTTTTTAAAAGACAGCAATCGTTATAAAGTTTCTGATGATCCTGCGAGGTGGAAACGTTTTCAAACGTTCTTTCAATCGCAAATTAATGAAATCAACACGGCTTATCATCCGGCCTTGTGGTGGTTCGACGGCGATTGGGAACACAGCGCCGAAGAATGGCAAAGCGAAAAAGTTCGTACCGAAATTTTGCGGCAAAATCCTTCGGCCATCATCAACGGACGCCTGCAAGGCTACGGCGATTACGAAACGCCGGAACAAAATTTTCCGGTGAGTCGACCGAAGTTTAACTGGTGGGAGTTGTGCATGACCGTCAACAACAGTTGGGGTTATCAACCCAAAGACACGGCCTGGAAAACGCCGTTTGAAATCATCACCATTTTTGCCGATGTTGTTAGCAATGGCGGCAATCTTTTGCTCGACATCGGGCCGAAAGAAGACGGCACCATTCCGCAGCCGGAAGTGCATGTTTTAGAAGAACTCGGCAAGTGGAACAAGAAGCACGAAGAAGCCATTTTCGGCTCCATTCCCGGCTTGCCGCAAGGTCATTTTTACGGGCCCACAACCTTATCGAAAGACTCGTCAACACTTTATCTTTTTCTGCCCGGCGGCGCCACCGGCGACGTGATGGTGAAAGGTTTGAGCAGCGCCGTTAAAGACGTTCAGGTACTCGGCACGCAGCAACATCTTCAACCGAAAATCGTGGGCAAAATTTCGTGGAGTCCCGTGCCGGGCCTTGTGTTCATCAACGTGCCGGAAAAAACAAAAGACCCGTACATGACCGTATTGAAACTAACACTCGACGGACCTGTAAAATTGTACCGCGGCCACGGTGGATTGAACTAAGTTCAGAACGAACGATTCTTTACAAAGCAAACAAAAATGACAGAGAGGTTTATCGCATCGTCGGGATTTCTATTGCTGATGCTCGCAGCTTGTTCGCCGCAAAAAAATATCAGCGAAAACTATCCGGCGAAATACAATTCCGTCCTCATTGCACCAACCGATACGGAAAAAGAAATCATTCGAAAAGCCGCCAACGTTGTGCCTACGCCGCGGCAACTTCGGTGGCAGGCCCTGGAACTTACCGGCTTTTTTCACTTCGGTATTAACACGTTTACCAATCGCGAGTGGGGCGATGGGAAAGAAGACCCCAAGCTCTTTAATCCAACACAATTGGATGCCCTGCAGTGGGTGCGAACCGCAAAAGACGCAGGCATCAAGCAAGTTATTCTCACCGCAAAACACCACGACGGCTTTTGTCTTTGGCCTACCAAAACAACAGAGCATTCCGTAAAAAACAGTCCTTGGAAAGGCGGTAAGGGCGATGCGGTAAAAGAAGTGGCCGAAGCCTGTAAAAAAGAAGGCATTGGCTTTGGCATTTACCTCTCGCCCTGGGATAGAAATTCTTCGGTTTACGGCACCGACGCGTATAATGATTTTTTTGCGCAACAATTAACCGAACTGTTGACGAATTACGGCCGCGTTGATGAAGTATGGTTTGACGGCGCCAACGGCGAAGGACCAAACGGGAAAAAACAGGTCTATGATTTTGGGCGTTGGTACAAGTTGATTCGTCGGTTGCAACCGCAGGCTGTTATTGCCATCATGGGTCCCGATGTGCGCTGGGTGGGAACGGAAACAGGACAAGGACGTGAACAGGAGTGGAGCGTGGTGCCGGCAAACAATTTAGACCCGCAAGCGGTAGCTGAAAATTCGCAAAAAGGCATTGCCTTTAAACCGCAAGGTGACATGCGCGGAAGTGACCTTGGGAGCCGCGAAAAAATATTACAGGCAAAAGGATTGGTTTGGTATCCCGCCGAAACCGACGTGTCCATCCGGCCGGGTTGGTTTTACCACGAAAGCGAAGACAGCAAGGTGAAAACGCCGCGGCAACTCACCGGCATTTATTTAAATTCAGTAGGAAGAAACGGTGTGTTATTGCTCAATATTCCGCCCGACAAAAGAGGATTGATCAACGAAAACGACGCAAGGAACTTACTTGAATGGAAACGCCTTCGCGATGAAATTTTTTCGGTGAACCTTGCAAAAGACGCATCGCTGTACGCGGCAAACGGAGAGAACCTGAAAGCATTGGTTGATGAAAAAGACGACACGCATTTTACCACAACCGGTACCGACACGACAACAACAATCGAAATAAGTTTTAAAGCGCCGCAGACCGTTAACGTGCTGGCTTTGCAAGAGAATATTCGCGAGGGGCAACGCATCGAAAGCTTTGTGCTGGAATACTGGAACGGAAACGAATGGAAAAAAGCAACCGAAGGAACAACCGTTGGTTACAAACGGCTCATGCGCTTTGCTTCCGTAACCACAAACAAACTACGCCTGCGCATCTTGTCATCAAGGCTCAATCCCTTTCTTGCCGAACTGGCTTTGTACAACGCACCAACTGAAAAATAAATCGGCTTACACTTTATGACGAACCGTTTTCACAACAACAAAAAACGTCTTTTCTTTTTTCTATTGTTTCTTGTTTGCAAGCCTTCGTTTGCGCAGCTTGCGCCAGCGCCGCCTATGGGCTGGATGACCTGGAATTATTTTGCTGATAAGATCAACGAAAAAGACATTCGCGAAATGGCCGATGCCATGGAGGCCTCCGGCATGGTAAAAGCCGGTTACCGTTACATCATGATTGACGACGGCTGGCAGGGCGGAAGAGACAACAAAAACAACATCATTCCCGATCCCAAAAAATTTCCGTCGGGCATAAAAGCACTTGCTGACTACGTTCATGCGAAGGGGATAAAACTGGGCATCTATTCCGATGCCGCGCAACTGACCTGTGCGGGTTACACGGCAAGTCTTGGCTTCGAAGAGCAGGACGCCAAAACCTTCGCGTCCTGGAGCATTGATTATTTGAAATACGATTATTGCCACGCACCACCGGATTCGGCGACGGCAAAAATTCGCTACAAAAAAATGGCCGATGCCCTGCGCAAAAGCGGTCGGGAAATTGTTTTCAGCATTTGCGAATGGGGCGAACGCAAACCCTGGCTTTGGGCCGCCAATGCCGGCGGACAACTGTGGCGCACTACCGGCGACGTGCGGGACAAATGGAAAAGAAGAACGACCGAAAAATGGGGCGAAGGCATCATGGACATTCTGGACGTGAACGCCGAATTAAGCGCTTATGCGGGACCCGGTCGTTGGAATGATCCGGACATGTTGGTGGTGGGTTTGTACGGAAAAAAAGGCCCTTCGGGAGACGGCGGCGGTACCGGCTGCAGCGATGTGGAATACGTAAGCCAAATGAGTTTGTGGAGCATGATGGCTGCGCCGTTAGTGGCCACCAACGACGTGCGCAACATGAACGAATCCACGAAAAATATTTTGCTGAACGAAGAAGTCATCGCGATAAATCAGGATGCCTTGGGCAAACAAGCCGAACGAAAAATAAAAGACAGTATTTGGAACGTGTTTGTGAAGCCGCTTGCAAACGGTGATTACGCCGTTGCCGTTTTAAACCGCAGCGATGTTCCGAAAACAACCTCGGTTGATTTCAAGGCATTGGGTTTAGAGCACAAATACACGGTAAGAGACTTGTGGCAGCACAAAGACTTCGGCAAAGCAAAAAGCTGGAAGGGAACAGTGCAAAGCCACGAAACAAAAGTTTTCCGCTTGAGAAAAAGCTGAGGTTTTGTTCTTCGTTCGTAAGAGTTTGCGAAGCTTTGACGAAGAAAACAACGCAACGAATTCTGCTCAATCGTTTGCGCAAGGATTCGGCTTTCATTGTATGTAAGTTGCTGCATCAATCAGAAACCGTTTTAACGACGACATCCTCACCGTCATCAAACGATGGTAAAAAAGAAAATCATCCTTCTCTTTTTTTTATTTGCGGCAACCGCTGGTTTGCTTGCACAACCGGGTGTGCAATTAAAGTTTGATGCACCGGCCGTGCATTTCACGCAATCGCTTCCCCTGGGCAACGGCCGCCTTGGCGCAATGGTGTTTGGCGGTGTGAACAAAGAACGGATTGTTCTTAACGAAATTTCAATGTGGTCCGGTGGCGTGGAAGACCCGAACCGGAACGACGCACACGAATACCTTCAGCCCATTCAGCAATTGCTCAAAGACGAGAAGAACAAAGAAGCGCAGGAACTGTTGCAAAAACATTTTGTGGCTGCGGGCAAAGGTTCGGGAAACGGCAACGGAAAGAAGGTAAAGTTTGGTTGTTATCAAATACTCTCTGACTTGTTTCTCACCTGGCACGACACGACCGGTGCGGTTT
Coding sequences within:
- a CDS encoding glycoside hydrolase family 27 protein is translated as MTNRFHNNKKRLFFFLLFLVCKPSFAQLAPAPPMGWMTWNYFADKINEKDIREMADAMEASGMVKAGYRYIMIDDGWQGGRDNKNNIIPDPKKFPSGIKALADYVHAKGIKLGIYSDAAQLTCAGYTASLGFEEQDAKTFASWSIDYLKYDYCHAPPDSATAKIRYKKMADALRKSGREIVFSICEWGERKPWLWAANAGGQLWRTTGDVRDKWKRRTTEKWGEGIMDILDVNAELSAYAGPGRWNDPDMLVVGLYGKKGPSGDGGGTGCSDVEYVSQMSLWSMMAAPLVATNDVRNMNESTKNILLNEEVIAINQDALGKQAERKIKDSIWNVFVKPLANGDYAVAVLNRSDVPKTTSVDFKALGLEHKYTVRDLWQHKDFGKAKSWKGTVQSHETKVFRLRKS
- a CDS encoding alpha-L-fucosidase, which translates into the protein MKRFFFFIVALSASVSSFAQANVNADSIRAKMQWFADAKLGIFIHWGMYSVNGIGESWSFHNKEISYPDYLKQMKGFTASKYNPDDWAKLIKESGARYAVITTKHHDGMALWPTKQDHLNVVKNTPAKRDLLQPFYKALDKQGIKRGAYFSLIDWSHPDYPGFLKDSNRYKVSDDPARWKRFQTFFQSQINEINTAYHPALWWFDGDWEHSAEEWQSEKVRTEILRQNPSAIINGRLQGYGDYETPEQNFPVSRPKFNWWELCMTVNNSWGYQPKDTAWKTPFEIITIFADVVSNGGNLLLDIGPKEDGTIPQPEVHVLEELGKWNKKHEEAIFGSIPGLPQGHFYGPTTLSKDSSTLYLFLPGGATGDVMVKGLSSAVKDVQVLGTQQHLQPKIVGKISWSPVPGLVFINVPEKTKDPYMTVLKLTLDGPVKLYRGHGGLN
- a CDS encoding alpha-L-fucosidase, which translates into the protein MTERFIASSGFLLLMLAACSPQKNISENYPAKYNSVLIAPTDTEKEIIRKAANVVPTPRQLRWQALELTGFFHFGINTFTNREWGDGKEDPKLFNPTQLDALQWVRTAKDAGIKQVILTAKHHDGFCLWPTKTTEHSVKNSPWKGGKGDAVKEVAEACKKEGIGFGIYLSPWDRNSSVYGTDAYNDFFAQQLTELLTNYGRVDEVWFDGANGEGPNGKKQVYDFGRWYKLIRRLQPQAVIAIMGPDVRWVGTETGQGREQEWSVVPANNLDPQAVAENSQKGIAFKPQGDMRGSDLGSREKILQAKGLVWYPAETDVSIRPGWFYHESEDSKVKTPRQLTGIYLNSVGRNGVLLLNIPPDKRGLINENDARNLLEWKRLRDEIFSVNLAKDASLYAANGENLKALVDEKDDTHFTTTGTDTTTTIEISFKAPQTVNVLALQENIREGQRIESFVLEYWNGNEWKKATEGTTVGYKRLMRFASVTTNKLRLRILSSRLNPFLAELALYNAPTEK